A region of the Nitrospirota bacterium genome:
AGAAATACGGGTTTGAGTGGGTTGATTTCAGGAACAATACATTCACAGCTACGAAAAAGTGGGTATTAGAGTTTACTGAAAAATACAAAAAAGAAATTAATCTCCCATTTAAGGCTTTTGCTCATCCTGCTACTATGGATGAAGAAATTGCGTTTAAATTGAAAAAAACGGGCTGTTTCGGCATACAACTTGGAATTGAATCATACAGCGAATGGGTTAGGTCCGAAATTTTAAACAGGAAGGAGACCAATAACCAGATAATAGCCGCAACAGATGCTATGGATAAGGCGGGTCTTCCGTATTCTCTTGATTATATTCTGGGGCTTCCTAAACAGACAGAGGAAGAGCTTATTGAAGCTGCAAAATTTTTTACGACGCGCAAAAAATGCTACAGGGTATCGCCATTTATGCTTGAGTATCTTCCAAAACTTGATATTATTGAACACGGGCTCAAGTATGGCGAAATTACCGCAGAAGATATCAAACAACTGGAAGACGGTGCGCATAATCACTACCTTTCAACCGGTTCCATCGGAAGAGACCCTGAGAAGCTCAGATTTTTTCTGGCTTACAGGCTGTTGTTCCGTTTAATTCCTATGATACCGAGTTTTATAAGTTCTTTTATAATTAAGACGAAGCTGTTTAGGCTTCTCCCTTATCTGCCAATTGATTTTTTGCTGAGTTCTCTTGATATTTTCATGGTTTTTCGTCGTCATGACAGAGATGCTTACACATATGCAAAGAATTACTGGTACTGGTTTGCCAGCAGGTTTAAAAAAGGGCACCCAGCTTACAGAAAAAGAGCCGGAGCTAATGGCTAAAAATATTGATTTACTGCCTGAGGTCCACTATGAAAGCCTGGCAAATCTTGAAACCTCTTACTGGTGGCATTTAACGCGCCTGAACCGGGCTGAATATGCTATAAGGAAGTATTTTACCGCTCCCTCGGAATTAAATGTTCTTGATTACGGCTGCGGCACCGGCGGTTTTCTGCATGAATTAAATAAAAGATTTAATTTTAAAAGCTGTCTTGGCGTTGACGCTTCTCCGCTTGCTGTCCAATATGCAAAAAAATACGGCGACCATTATGCCG
Encoded here:
- a CDS encoding B12-binding domain-containing radical SAM protein, producing the protein MKCTFVAMGAENISVEVLSAMLKLHGHKTSLAYDQSLFDDKNYLCNPRLARLFDHKDVVVSQAIDSKPDIIAFSVLTPTYKWALDMAKRIKSKIDVPIIFGGIHPTTLPAQVMKNDCVDMVCVGEGDYALLDLCNSIEKNNINYSIPNIWFKKGDKIIQNEQRPLIEDLDSLPLPDKELFASQVPIKNYYLAVTARGCPFACAFCSLSYQAKEIKRLGGKRLRERSPDSVIYELKKMREKYGFEWVDFRNNTFTATKKWVLEFTEKYKKEINLPFKAFAHPATMDEEIAFKLKKTGCFGIQLGIESYSEWVRSEILNRKETNNQIIAATDAMDKAGLPYSLDYILGLPKQTEEELIEAAKFFTTRKKCYRVSPFMLEYLPKLDIIEHGLKYGEITAEDIKQLEDGAHNHYLSTGSIGRDPEKLRFFLAYRLLFRLIPMIPSFISSFIIKTKLFRLLPYLPIDFLLSSLDIFMVFRRHDRDAYTYAKNYWYWFASRFKKGHPAYRKRAGANG